From Camelina sativa cultivar DH55 chromosome 7, Cs, whole genome shotgun sequence, one genomic window encodes:
- the LOC104704270 gene encoding putative F-box protein At2g19630 — MKKRRKTVSEDRLTITQRNARPENERENSSPHIPVDQTIDICSRLQAKSVAACRCVSKLWASTLRLPHFNELFLTRSLARPQLLFAFQKHGRFCFFSSPQPQNPDENSSPIVANYHMKLSFDGLFCEMSQSVHGLVCLIYTKEISRERTETVPVVCNPSTGQSLPLPKLTTKRAKVISYLGYDPVDKQFKVLSMTWRYENAWECGEHQILTLGTRELSWRMIECRISHDVPRKRICINGVLYYPATDRSSGDCMIVSFDVRSESFKSIIVVEDVYGAARDGYLIDYNGKLGLYECDFNWFFDGSLELLVLEDAEKQVWSKHTYLFPPNLWKDIVGTTEVHFVGVTRTNEVVFWIERMMPSCLLYCNIERKTIVRVGLHGLEAGKNRKVYTCLDHVENVNLELLL, encoded by the coding sequence ATGAAAAAACGGCGAAAAACCGTCTCGGAGGATCGTCTTACCATCACCCAACGCAATGCACGACCAGAGAACGAACGAGAAAACTCATCGCCACACATCCCAGTTGATCAAACCATCGACATATGCTCGAGGCTGCAGGCGAAATCTGTAGCTGCATGTCGCTGCGTATCGAAGCTCTGGGCCTCCACACTTCGCCTTCCCCATTTCAATGAGTTGTTCTTGACCAGATCTTTGGCTCGCCCGCAGCTATTGTTCGCCTTCCAAAAACACGGCaggttctgtttcttctcctccCCTCAACCTCAAAATCCGGATGAGAACTCTTCTCCCATAGTCGCTAATTATCATATGAAGCTCTCCTTTGATGGTCTTTTTTGTGAAATGAGTCAATCTGTTCATGGCTTGGTCTGTCTTATTTATACTAAGGAGATCTCAAGGGAAAGGACGGAAACGGTGCCGGTGGTATGTAACCCTAGCACCGGTCAGTCCTTACCTTTACCCAAACTGACGACAAAGAGAGCTAAGGTGATAAGCTATTTGGGATATGATCCAGTTGATAAACAGTTCAAGGTATTGTCCATGACCTGGCGTTATGAAAATGCATGGGAGTGTGGTGAGCATCAAATTCTGACTTTAGGGACTCGAGAACTTTCGTGGAGAATGATCGAGTGTCGCATATCTCATGATGTGCCTCGTAAAaggatatgcatcaatggtgttttgtattatcCAGCTACTGATAGGTCTTCAGGGGATTGCATGATAGTTTCCTTTGATGTAAGGTCTGAAAGTTTTAAGTCTATTATAGTCGTGGAAGATGTCTATGGAGCAGCGCGTGATGGATATCTGATAGACTACAATGGTAAACTAGGTTTATATGAGTGtgattttaattggttttttgATGGAAGTCTTGAGTTGCTGGTTCTAGAAGATGCCGAAAAGCAAGTATGGTCGAAGCATACATACTTATTTCCTCCTAATTTGTGGAAAGATATAGTGGGAACTACCGAGGTACACTTTGTTGGAGTGACTCGAACAAATGAAGTTGTGTTCTGGATAGAACGTATGATGCCTTCATGCCTTCTCTACTGCAATATCGAGAGAAAGACGATCGTTAGAGTTGGACTCCATGGACTCGAA
- the LOC109125569 gene encoding uncharacterized protein LOC109125569: MWVTHLDRLPTRQRLASWGQIQSSECCLCTIATESRDHLFLACEFSSQLWIMVFTRLCPQQRLFSSWAELLSWTRLSSTTAPTLLRKLATQVVVYNIWRQRNNVLHNSVLLSSQVVFKWIDRELRNIITTRMHIKRWRKLMLLWIR, from the coding sequence ATGTGGGTCACACATCTCGACAGGCTGCCCACACGACAAAGGCTTGCTTCTTGGGGACAGATCCAATCCTCCGAATGCTGTCTCTGCACCATTGCTACGGAATCCCGCGACCATCTGTTTTTGGCTTGTGAGTTCTCCTCCCAACTCTGGATCATGGTCTTCACAAGACTCTGTCCCCAACAGCGTCTATTCAGCTCGTGGGCAGAATTGCTCTCCTGGACTCGACTTTCCTCTACTACAGCACCAACTCTCCTCCGGAAGCTCGCAACACAAGTGGTAGTATACAACATATGGCGTCAGCGAAACAACGTTCTTCACAACTCCGTGCTCCTGTCGTCACAAGTAGTCTTCAAGTGGATTGATCGTGAACTCCGCAACATTATCACCACAAGAATGCATATAAAGCGTTGGCGTAAGCTTATGCTTTTATGGATCCGTTAA
- the LOC104700198 gene encoding splicing factor 3A subunit 2-like, protein MDREWGSKPGSGGAASGQNEAIDRRERLRRLALETIDLAKDPYFMRNHLGSYECKLCLTLHNNEGNYLAHTQGKRHQTNLAKRAAREAKEAPTQPQPLKRKVSVRKTVKIGRPGYRVTKQYDPELQQRSLLFQIEYPEIEDNLKPRHRFMSSYEQKVQPYDKRYQYLLFAAEPYEIIAFKVPSTEVDKSTPKFFSHWDPDSKMFTLQVYFKPTKPEPIKPQSAVGANGLPPPPPPPPQGQPPPPPPSGALPPPPPPMANNGFRPMPPPGGFGHPNM, encoded by the exons ATGGATAGAGAATGGGGTTCGAAGCCTGGAAGTGGAGGCGCCGCCTCCGGCCAAAACGAGGCTATAGATCGCCGTGAGCGTCTCCGTCGTCTTGCTCTTGAAACCATTGACCTCGCTAAAGATCCCTATTTCATGCGAAATCATCTTGGAAG CTATGAGTGTAAACTATGTCTAACGCTGCATAACAACGAAGGAAACTATTTGGCGCATACTCAAGGTAAGAGGCATCAGACCAACTTGGCAAAGAGAGCTGCTCGGGAGGCTAAGGAAGCTCCTACTCAGCCGCAGCCACTCAAGCGTAAAGTCTCAGTTCGCAAAACAG TTAAAATTGGTAGACCAGGGTACCGGGTTACGAAGCAGTACGATCCCGAGCTACAACAAAGATCTCTTCTGTTCCAG ATTGAATATCCTGAGATAGAGGATAACTTAAAGCCAAGACATCGTTTCATGTCATCTTATGAGCAG AAAGTTCAACCTTATGACAAGAGATATCAATACCTTCTATTTGCAGCTGAACCATATGAAATCATAGCTTTCAAG GTTCCTAGCACAGAGGTTGATAAATCAACCCCAAAGTTTTTCTCTCACTGGGATCCAGACTCCAAGATGTTTACT CTGCAGGTGTATTTCAAACCTACCAAGCCAGAACCAATCAAGCCTCAGTCGGCTGTTGGAGCCAATGgtcttccaccaccaccaccgccgccgcctCAAGGTCAAccgccaccacctcctccatctGGTGCACTaccaccgccaccacctccAATGGCTAATAATGGTTTCAGGCCTATGCCACCACCTGGAGGTTTCGGACATCCTAACATGTGA
- the LOC104700201 gene encoding condensin complex subunit 2-like isoform X1, whose protein sequence is MDESLTPNPKQRLPAASMATRIPAPTSPFFLGSNDDRLEREQARAARAAASRRRSVLFARGPQPEQESDPCFDKQQILELFQNCIKLASENKINQKNTWELNLIDHLCEIIKVEDENNAETNFQKASCTLEAGVKIYSMRVDSVHSEAYKVLGGITRAGQDDSRDNEDAAGAVGNETNQKKQAEKKLSPLSTLEPSFDALNVKKFDVAFAVDPLYHQTSAQFDEGGAKGLLLNNLGVYGGCQVLFDSQELPGKLVSSAKQHDKSETIDLSFAKECVEQMVLNMRNKDEIVPSLQAIINQFDEENQRQPDTFSCGQTTESFDISHTNEASYADDDEGNDNFGTSFDYEGQSGDVDENFGLNDAEPTYSYFHEEVEPASLQDLDSDDRFENVDDYLFLSLGITSKQNSWAGPDHWKYRKTKGPGDHAASENKSSPPAKKTRKKKQAEPVLDFTKVLEEEMPDIFAPPKNPKSLLLPASRALCQTKLPEDCHYQPENLIKLFLLPNVMCLGRRKRKCSGENSKQQFDDYEHADSWGDDNVYDDGPFDNGNDQSDVEDTNSLISQPRQVNKIEVQYDKASKQVDVQVLKETLWECLQESPEPPIQDEEHQQGPLESRSFKELLASFPDDCQAAGSTQDISPHLCFICLLHLANEHNLSLVGSQALDDLTIHLA, encoded by the exons ATGGATGAGTCATTAACTCCAAACCCTAAGCAAAGGCTGCCTGCTGCATCGATGGCGACTCGAATCCCGGCGCCGACGAGTCCCTTCTTCTTGGGGTCTAACGACGATAGGTTGGAACGGGAACAAGCTCGCGCCGCTAGAGCTGCTGCTAGCCGTCGTAGGTCTGTCCTTTTCGCTCGTGGTCCGCAGCCTGAGCAAGAGTCAGATCCGTGTTTTGACAAACAGCAAATTCTCGAGTTGTTTCAGAATTGTATCAAATTGGCCAGTGAAAAC aaaattaatcAAAAGAATACGTGGGAGTTGAATTTGATCGACCATCTTTGTGAGATTATCAAAGTTGAAGATGAGAACAATGCTGAGACAAATTTTCAGAAG GCAAGTTGCACTCTTGAAGCTGGAGTTAAGATTTACTCAATGAGGGTAGACTCTGTTCATTCAGAGGCATACAAGGTCTTGGGTGGAATTACTCGTGCTGGCCAAGATGACAGCCGAG ATAATGAGGATGCTGCTGGTGCTGTAGGAAATGAGACTAACCAAAAGAAACAGGCAGAGAAAAAG TTATCGCCTTTATCTACACTCGAACCATCCTTTGATGCCCTTAATGTGAAGAAGTTCGATG tGGCATTTGCTGTGGATCCCCTTTATCATCAAACTTCAGCACAGTTTGATGAAGGTGGAGCAAAGGGTCTACTGCTAAACAACTTAGGAGTCTATGGAGGATGTCAAGTTCTATTTGATTCACAAGAACTCCCTGGAAAGCTTGTTTCGTCTGCAAAGCAGCATGATAAATCAGAAACAATTGATCTATCCTTTGCTAAAG AATGTGTGGAGCAAATGGTGCTAAACATGCGAAATAAGGATGAGATTGTACCTTCTCTTCAGGCTATAATCAATCAATTCGATGAAGAAAATCAAAGACAACCTGATACGTTTTCTTGTGGTCAGACGACCGAGTCTTTTGATATTTCACATACTAATGAAGCTAGCTATGCCGACGATGATGAAGGAAATGATAACTTTGGAACTTCTTTTGATTATGAGGGGCAGTCTGGTGATGTTGATGAAAACTTTGGCCTCAATGATGCAGAACCAACATATTCATATTTTCACGAG GAAGTTGAACCAGCCTCACTGCAAGACCTGGATTCAGATGACAGATTTGAGAATGTTGATGACTATCTCTTCTTGTCGTTGGGAATAACATCTAAGCAAAATTCTTGGGCAGGTCCTGATCACTGGAAGTATCGGAAAACAAAAG GTCCAGGTGATCATGCTGCTTCAGAAAACAAATCTTCTCCACCAGCGAAGAAAACCAGGAAGAAAAAGCAAGCAGAGCCTGTACTAGATTTTACAAAAGTTTTGGAGGAAGAAATGCCTGATATCTTTGCCCCTCCAAAAAACCCGAAGTCTTTACTTCTCCCAGCAAGTAGAGCTCTTTGTCAAACAAAGCTTCCAGAGGATTGTCATTATCAACCTGAGAATCTAATAAAGCTATTTCTACTACCGAATGTGATG TGCCTTgggaggagaaaaagaaaatgctCAG GTGAAAATTCAAAGCAGCAGTTTGATGATTATGAACATGCGGATTCCTGGGGAGATGATAATGTATATGATGATGGCCCATTTGATAATGGAAATGATCAAAGTGATGTAGAAGATACTAACTCATTGATCTCTCAGCCACGGCAG GTCAACAAAATTGAGGTCCAATACGATAAAGCTTCAAAACAAGTTGATGTGCAAGTGCTAAAGGAAACTCTTTGGGAGTGTCTTCAAGAATCTCCTGAACCACCAATTCAG GATGAAGAACACCAACAAGGACCACTTGAAAGTAGATCTTTCAAAGAGCTACTGGCTAGCTTTCCCGATGATTGCCAAGCGGCTGGTTCCACCCAAGACATCTCACCACATCTATGTTTCATCTGTTTGCTGCATTTGGCGAATGAGCACAATCTCAGCCTCGTTGGCTCTCAAGCCTTGGATGATCTAACAATACACCTTGCCTGA
- the LOC104700201 gene encoding condensin complex subunit 2-like isoform X2: MDESLTPNPKQRLPAASMATRIPAPTSPFFLGSNDDRLEREQARAARAAASRRRSVLFARGPQPEQESDPCFDKQQILELFQNCIKLASENKINQKNTWELNLIDHLCEIIKVEDENNAETNFQKASCTLEAGVKIYSMRVDSVHSEAYKVLGGITRAGQDDSRDNEDAAGAVGNETNQKKQAEKKLSPLSTLEPSFDALNVKKFDVAFAVDPLYHQTSAQFDEGGAKGLLLNNLGVYGGCQVLFDSQELPGKLVSSAKQHDKSETIDLSFAKECVEQMVLNMRNKDEIVPSLQAIINQFDEENQRQPDTFSCGQTTESFDISHTNEASYADDDEGNDNFGTSFDYEGQSGDVDENFGLNDAEPTYSYFHEEVEPASLQDLDSDDRFENVDDYLFLSLGITSKQNSWAGPDHWKYRKTKGPGDHAASENKSSPPAKKTRKKKQAEPVLDFTKVLEEEMPDIFAPPKNPKSLLLPASRALCQTKLPEDCHYQPENLIKLFLLPNCLGRRKRKCSGENSKQQFDDYEHADSWGDDNVYDDGPFDNGNDQSDVEDTNSLISQPRQVNKIEVQYDKASKQVDVQVLKETLWECLQESPEPPIQDEEHQQGPLESRSFKELLASFPDDCQAAGSTQDISPHLCFICLLHLANEHNLSLVGSQALDDLTIHLA; this comes from the exons ATGGATGAGTCATTAACTCCAAACCCTAAGCAAAGGCTGCCTGCTGCATCGATGGCGACTCGAATCCCGGCGCCGACGAGTCCCTTCTTCTTGGGGTCTAACGACGATAGGTTGGAACGGGAACAAGCTCGCGCCGCTAGAGCTGCTGCTAGCCGTCGTAGGTCTGTCCTTTTCGCTCGTGGTCCGCAGCCTGAGCAAGAGTCAGATCCGTGTTTTGACAAACAGCAAATTCTCGAGTTGTTTCAGAATTGTATCAAATTGGCCAGTGAAAAC aaaattaatcAAAAGAATACGTGGGAGTTGAATTTGATCGACCATCTTTGTGAGATTATCAAAGTTGAAGATGAGAACAATGCTGAGACAAATTTTCAGAAG GCAAGTTGCACTCTTGAAGCTGGAGTTAAGATTTACTCAATGAGGGTAGACTCTGTTCATTCAGAGGCATACAAGGTCTTGGGTGGAATTACTCGTGCTGGCCAAGATGACAGCCGAG ATAATGAGGATGCTGCTGGTGCTGTAGGAAATGAGACTAACCAAAAGAAACAGGCAGAGAAAAAG TTATCGCCTTTATCTACACTCGAACCATCCTTTGATGCCCTTAATGTGAAGAAGTTCGATG tGGCATTTGCTGTGGATCCCCTTTATCATCAAACTTCAGCACAGTTTGATGAAGGTGGAGCAAAGGGTCTACTGCTAAACAACTTAGGAGTCTATGGAGGATGTCAAGTTCTATTTGATTCACAAGAACTCCCTGGAAAGCTTGTTTCGTCTGCAAAGCAGCATGATAAATCAGAAACAATTGATCTATCCTTTGCTAAAG AATGTGTGGAGCAAATGGTGCTAAACATGCGAAATAAGGATGAGATTGTACCTTCTCTTCAGGCTATAATCAATCAATTCGATGAAGAAAATCAAAGACAACCTGATACGTTTTCTTGTGGTCAGACGACCGAGTCTTTTGATATTTCACATACTAATGAAGCTAGCTATGCCGACGATGATGAAGGAAATGATAACTTTGGAACTTCTTTTGATTATGAGGGGCAGTCTGGTGATGTTGATGAAAACTTTGGCCTCAATGATGCAGAACCAACATATTCATATTTTCACGAG GAAGTTGAACCAGCCTCACTGCAAGACCTGGATTCAGATGACAGATTTGAGAATGTTGATGACTATCTCTTCTTGTCGTTGGGAATAACATCTAAGCAAAATTCTTGGGCAGGTCCTGATCACTGGAAGTATCGGAAAACAAAAG GTCCAGGTGATCATGCTGCTTCAGAAAACAAATCTTCTCCACCAGCGAAGAAAACCAGGAAGAAAAAGCAAGCAGAGCCTGTACTAGATTTTACAAAAGTTTTGGAGGAAGAAATGCCTGATATCTTTGCCCCTCCAAAAAACCCGAAGTCTTTACTTCTCCCAGCAAGTAGAGCTCTTTGTCAAACAAAGCTTCCAGAGGATTGTCATTATCAACCTGAGAATCTAATAAAGCTATTTCTACTACCGAAT TGCCTTgggaggagaaaaagaaaatgctCAG GTGAAAATTCAAAGCAGCAGTTTGATGATTATGAACATGCGGATTCCTGGGGAGATGATAATGTATATGATGATGGCCCATTTGATAATGGAAATGATCAAAGTGATGTAGAAGATACTAACTCATTGATCTCTCAGCCACGGCAG GTCAACAAAATTGAGGTCCAATACGATAAAGCTTCAAAACAAGTTGATGTGCAAGTGCTAAAGGAAACTCTTTGGGAGTGTCTTCAAGAATCTCCTGAACCACCAATTCAG GATGAAGAACACCAACAAGGACCACTTGAAAGTAGATCTTTCAAAGAGCTACTGGCTAGCTTTCCCGATGATTGCCAAGCGGCTGGTTCCACCCAAGACATCTCACCACATCTATGTTTCATCTGTTTGCTGCATTTGGCGAATGAGCACAATCTCAGCCTCGTTGGCTCTCAAGCCTTGGATGATCTAACAATACACCTTGCCTGA
- the LOC104700199 gene encoding uncharacterized protein LOC104700199 produces MAKHTAALKVGLALLAMCMIGYILGPPLYWHLTEALAVSATSCSACVCDCSSLPLLTIPKGLSNGSFADCAKRDPEVNEDTEKNYAELLTEELKQREAASMEKHKRVDTGLLEAKKVTSSYQKEADKCNSGMETCEEAREKSEKALVEQKKLTSMWELRARQKGYKDGAKSTVKSKSSVQVS; encoded by the exons ATGGCGAAGCACACGGCGGCGTTGAAAGTGGGACTAGCTTTACTGGCGATGTGCATGATTGGTTACATACTTGGTCCGCCGCTCTACTGGCACCTCACGGAAGCTTTGGCTGTTTCAGCCACTTCTTGCTCTGCTTGCGTCTGTGATTGCTCTTCGTTGCCTCTTCTCACCATCCCCAAAG GACTCAGCAATGGTTCATTCGCCG ATTGTGCAAAGCGTGATCCAGAGGTGAACGAAGACACGGAGAAGAACTATGCCGAACTCTTAACAGAGGAACTGAAGCAACGTGAAGCAGCATCGATGGAGAAACACAAACGAGTAGACACAGGTCTGCTTGAGGCCAAGAAGGTAACATCATCTTACCAAAAGGAGGCAGATAAGTGTAACTCAGGTATGGAGACTTgtgaagaagcaagagagaagTCGGAAAAAGCACTTGTGGAGCAGAAGAAGCTGACTTCAATGTGGGAACTAAGAGCTCGTCAGAAAGGATACAAAGATGGAGCCAAGTCGACTGTTAAATCCAAAAGCAGCGTTCAGGTTTCTTAA
- the LOC104700202 gene encoding F-box protein At2g32560-like isoform X1, with product MAKAHCGAKGRTGTSRRRGRRRFPPLRSLFGPSPKDPYSISSHCPWKSQCHHHHHQSLSLSPWASETKTLLSFYFIKNPFMTTLHQTKQDLPSPVLDQMSVLDLPELALDCILDLLPPSELCSMARVCSSLRERCVSDHLWEKHLKAKWGKILGPAAHRQWQCYLSSTDHLDSPRHQTGRLGFAKIISMFRSLSSLFRDDKQRRGYASSLPLDSSMSCYLSLETGRFWFPAQVYNRENGHVGFMLSCYDAELSYDTHTDTFQARYPPHGRRAAAVEKGVTWDRLRAAPIDASPNHLHVSDSLKELKPGDHIEIQWRRNKEFPYGWWYGVVGHLESCDGDLNHCHCHFNEMAVLEFNQYTVGSRWRRTMIMRDHKEEGNEEDGFYGGIRKLNCKEEIAMWKHHWPCSILE from the exons ATGGCGAAAGCGCACTGCGGCGCTAAAGGCCGAACTGGCACCTCACGGAGACGAGGCCGTAGACGTTTTCCGCCTCTTCGCAGTCTCTTCGGACCATCCCCCAAAG ATCCATATTCAATCTCCTCCCACTGTCCTTGGAAATCCCAatgccaccaccaccaccaccaa TCTCTATCCCTTTCTCCATGGGCATCTGAAACCAAAACCTTGCTCTCCTTCTACTTCATCAAGAATCCCTTTATGACCACCCTACATCAGACCAAACAAGATCTACCCTCTCCGGTGCTTGATCAAATGTCTGTCCTTGACCTCCCTGAGCTGGCTCTCGATTGCATTCTCGACCTTCTTCCACCTTCAGAACTCTGCAGCATGGCGAGGGTCTGTAGCTCcttgagagagagatgtgtGAGTGATCATCTCTGGGAGAAACACTTGAAGGCCAAATGGGGCAAAATCCTTGGCCCTGCTGCTCACAGACAGTGGCAATGCTATCTCTCTTCCACAGATCATCTTGATTCTCCTCGTCACCAAACTGGGCGTCTTGGTTTTGCCAAAATCATCTCTATGTTTCGATCTCTTTCATCCCTCTTCCGAGATGATAAACAAAGGAGGGGATATGCATCTTCTCTGCCACTTGATTCCAGCATGAGTTGTTACCTCTCCCTTGAAACAGGTCGTTTTTGGTTCCCAGCTCAAGTTTACAACCGTGAG AATGGGCATGTAGGGTTCATGTTGTCTTGCTATGATGCTGAGCTCAGCTATGATACTCACACTGATACTTTCCAAGCCAG GTATCCACCACATGGTAGACGAGCAGCTGCGGTTGAAAAGGGTGTAACATGGGATAGACTGAGAGCAGCTCCCATTGATGCATCGCCTAATCATCTCCATGTGTCAGATTCGTTAAAAGAGTTGAAGCCTGGAGATCACATCGAGATCCAGTGGAGGAGGAACAAAGAGTTCCCATATG GATGGTGGTATGGTGTTGTTGGCCACTTGGAATCCTGTGATGGAGATCTTAACCATTGCCATTGCCATTTTAATG AGATGGCAGTGTTGGAATTCAACCAGTACACAGTTGGCTCGAGGTGGAGAAGAACGATGATCATGAGAGATCATAAAGAGGAAGGCAATGAAGAAGACGGGTTCTATGGAGGAATCAGAAAGCTAAATTGTAAAGAAGAGATTGCAATGTGGAAGCATCACTGGCCTTGCTCCATCTTGGAGTAG
- the LOC104700202 gene encoding F-box protein At2g32560-like isoform X2, with protein sequence MLLYFLITCLSFFFFAKSLSLSPWASETKTLLSFYFIKNPFMTTLHQTKQDLPSPVLDQMSVLDLPELALDCILDLLPPSELCSMARVCSSLRERCVSDHLWEKHLKAKWGKILGPAAHRQWQCYLSSTDHLDSPRHQTGRLGFAKIISMFRSLSSLFRDDKQRRGYASSLPLDSSMSCYLSLETGRFWFPAQVYNRENGHVGFMLSCYDAELSYDTHTDTFQARYPPHGRRAAAVEKGVTWDRLRAAPIDASPNHLHVSDSLKELKPGDHIEIQWRRNKEFPYGWWYGVVGHLESCDGDLNHCHCHFNEMAVLEFNQYTVGSRWRRTMIMRDHKEEGNEEDGFYGGIRKLNCKEEIAMWKHHWPCSILE encoded by the exons ATGCTTCTCTACTTTCTCATCacttgtctttctttctttttctttgccaAGTCTCTATCCCTTTCTCCATGGGCATCTGAAACCAAAACCTTGCTCTCCTTCTACTTCATCAAGAATCCCTTTATGACCACCCTACATCAGACCAAACAAGATCTACCCTCTCCGGTGCTTGATCAAATGTCTGTCCTTGACCTCCCTGAGCTGGCTCTCGATTGCATTCTCGACCTTCTTCCACCTTCAGAACTCTGCAGCATGGCGAGGGTCTGTAGCTCcttgagagagagatgtgtGAGTGATCATCTCTGGGAGAAACACTTGAAGGCCAAATGGGGCAAAATCCTTGGCCCTGCTGCTCACAGACAGTGGCAATGCTATCTCTCTTCCACAGATCATCTTGATTCTCCTCGTCACCAAACTGGGCGTCTTGGTTTTGCCAAAATCATCTCTATGTTTCGATCTCTTTCATCCCTCTTCCGAGATGATAAACAAAGGAGGGGATATGCATCTTCTCTGCCACTTGATTCCAGCATGAGTTGTTACCTCTCCCTTGAAACAGGTCGTTTTTGGTTCCCAGCTCAAGTTTACAACCGTGAG AATGGGCATGTAGGGTTCATGTTGTCTTGCTATGATGCTGAGCTCAGCTATGATACTCACACTGATACTTTCCAAGCCAG GTATCCACCACATGGTAGACGAGCAGCTGCGGTTGAAAAGGGTGTAACATGGGATAGACTGAGAGCAGCTCCCATTGATGCATCGCCTAATCATCTCCATGTGTCAGATTCGTTAAAAGAGTTGAAGCCTGGAGATCACATCGAGATCCAGTGGAGGAGGAACAAAGAGTTCCCATATG GATGGTGGTATGGTGTTGTTGGCCACTTGGAATCCTGTGATGGAGATCTTAACCATTGCCATTGCCATTTTAATG AGATGGCAGTGTTGGAATTCAACCAGTACACAGTTGGCTCGAGGTGGAGAAGAACGATGATCATGAGAGATCATAAAGAGGAAGGCAATGAAGAAGACGGGTTCTATGGAGGAATCAGAAAGCTAAATTGTAAAGAAGAGATTGCAATGTGGAAGCATCACTGGCCTTGCTCCATCTTGGAGTAG
- the LOC104700203 gene encoding cell differentiation protein RCD1 homolog, producing the protein MVNLPDHLYEDYSKLKLTSPNSYASSSSAPPPLPGLTIVPNPTAHMIFEWVYDLHKPNSFESDFALHNLAYQRNNFDFLPRLLWETPGTAYIMLQKIIEVYRHIVGHISLPFSPYLNPHRVYDVLLLFQRMAYHPDTKGHFLKAKMPNYFYSLMDIGVTDKPYEHMRLGALGVIAHMIKASEDGAATRFLMDTSAVSHCVKPIEFGSTDSKTLAVFILHKIMSTDEGLQYCCVLADRFFVIDELLKKLLHHLSYMARPSPALFRLLVGCYSKLSKKPRVREGLRRYPPTLLFDGTFARLIAEDQVTENYWKQLVENMENINNEAPKTLLSMK; encoded by the exons ATGGTGAATCTACCAGACCATTTGTATGAGGACTACAGTAAACTCAAGTTGACTTCTCCCAACTCATAtgcttcttcctcctcagcTCCTCCTCCTTTACCGGGTCTCACCATCGTTCCTAACCCGACCGCACATATGATTTTCGAGTGGGTCTATGATCTTCACAAACCGAACTCATTCGAGTCTGATTTTGCCTTGCATAATCTCGCCTAC CAAAGGAACAATTTTGATTTCTTACCGCGTCTGTTGTGGGAAACTCCTGGTACTGCATACATTATGTTGCAG aaaattattgaAGTCTACAGACACATTGTAGGACACATCTCACTTCCATTTTCCCCATATCTGAATCCACATCGAGTGTAcgatgttttgcttttgttccag CGCATGGCTTATCACCCAGATACAAAAGGCCACTTTCTTAAGG CTAAGATGCCAAACTACTTCTATTCTTTGATGGACATTGGTGTCACCGATAAGCCTTATGAACACATGAGGCTTGGAGCATTGGGTGTCATTGCTCATATGATCAAGGCG TCTGAAGATGGAGCTGCTACTCGTTTCCTTATGGACACAAGTGCTGTTAGTCACTGTGTGAAACCCATTGAGTTTGGCTCTACAGATTCAAAAACT CTTGCTGTATTCATACTACACAAGATAATGTCCACTGATGAGGGGCTTCAGTACTGCTGCGTCTTGGCTGATCGTTTTTTTGTCATTGATGAACTCCTTAAGAAGCTGCTCCACCATCTTTCTTACATGGCTAGACCTTCTCCAGCCTTGTTCCGTCTTCTTGTTGGTTGCTACTCCAAGCTCTCTAAGAAACCCAG GGTTCGTGAGGGATTAAGGCGATACCCTCCTACCTTGCTGTTTGACGGCACCTTCGCTCGTTTGATTGCT GAGGATCAAGTCACTGAAAACTATTGGAAGCAGCTGGTTGAGAATATGGAAAACATCAACAATGAAGCACCGAAGACACTGTTGTCAATGAAGTAA